A region from the Coleofasciculus sp. FACHB-T130 genome encodes:
- a CDS encoding DUF4330 domain-containing protein, producing MKILDSQGRLFGKVSILDVGAALVILSVIVGIFFFPGTSGSVAQVGVTTKPVEMDLIVRGLNVRDPQALIDQFQKDKKTNIIIRNQPAGQMEIKSIKILPRSVTVPQPDGSVKALPDPRPDSFSTDMLMTFGTKAQITKDGPVVGGTKLKIGIPVELDGSGYNFNSTVIDIRFPD from the coding sequence ATGAAGATTTTGGATTCTCAAGGTCGCTTATTCGGCAAGGTGAGCATCTTAGATGTGGGTGCTGCCTTAGTGATTCTCTCAGTTATTGTAGGAATCTTCTTTTTTCCCGGCACTTCCGGTTCGGTTGCCCAAGTCGGCGTTACCACAAAACCCGTAGAAATGGATTTGATTGTCCGGGGTTTAAATGTGCGAGATCCCCAGGCTTTAATCGACCAGTTCCAGAAGGACAAAAAAACGAATATTATTATCCGCAATCAACCCGCCGGACAGATGGAGATTAAATCCATCAAGATCCTGCCCCGAAGCGTAACCGTCCCGCAACCGGATGGTTCTGTCAAAGCGCTCCCCGATCCTAGACCTGATTCTTTCAGTACCGATATGCTGATGACTTTCGGTACTAAAGCCCAAATCACAAAAGATGGGCCGGTTGTCGGCGGTACCAAACTCAAAATTGGCATTCCAGTAGAACTAGACGGCTCAGGTTATAACTTCAATTCCACAGTCATTGATATCCGGTTCCCAGACTAA
- a CDS encoding alpha/beta hydrolase: MIQPPGFEMQSIVTSLGRVVYYTPKGAPWRSADAAMSENLPTLVFLHGFGGGSSAYEWSKVYPAFATDYRVIAPDLIGWGRSDHPARNYQIDDYINTIIEFIEQTCNEPVPVVASSLTAAFTIRAAIARPDLFKSLILTTPAGLSDFGENYTRSFFAQLVATPILDRLLYSTGVATEVGIRSFLEQRQFARSRRVYQEIVDAYLQSAQQPNAEYAALSFVRGDLCFDLSLYITQLNAPTAIMWGEKSEFTGPEVGRRLAALNPQAVRVFQALDDVGLTPQLELPAVTIGFIRRFLDLLD; the protein is encoded by the coding sequence ATGATTCAGCCACCCGGCTTTGAGATGCAATCGATTGTCACTTCCTTGGGAAGAGTGGTGTACTACACCCCCAAGGGGGCACCTTGGCGCTCGGCGGATGCAGCCATGTCAGAGAATCTGCCCACGTTGGTTTTCCTACATGGCTTTGGTGGTGGGTCATCCGCCTACGAATGGTCGAAAGTCTATCCAGCTTTTGCAACCGATTATCGAGTGATTGCACCCGACCTAATTGGTTGGGGTCGGTCTGACCACCCCGCACGCAATTACCAGATAGATGACTACATCAACACAATTATTGAGTTCATCGAGCAGACTTGTAACGAGCCAGTACCCGTCGTGGCATCTTCTCTCACGGCTGCTTTTACAATTAGAGCTGCGATCGCTCGCCCCGATCTCTTTAAGTCCCTGATTCTCACCACACCGGCGGGTCTGTCTGACTTTGGGGAAAATTACACCCGTAGCTTCTTTGCCCAACTCGTTGCTACGCCCATTCTGGATCGCTTGCTCTATAGCACGGGCGTTGCTACGGAGGTTGGCATCCGTAGTTTCTTAGAACAGCGACAATTTGCTCGTAGCCGTCGCGTATATCAGGAAATCGTAGACGCTTATTTGCAATCTGCCCAACAACCCAATGCGGAATATGCAGCGCTCTCTTTTGTTCGGGGAGATTTATGCTTCGATCTATCCCTGTACATCACTCAGCTAAACGCGCCTACTGCCATAATGTGGGGGGAAAAGTCCGAGTTTACGGGTCCGGAAGTTGGCAGGCGGCTGGCAGCTTTAAATCCGCAAGCTGTCCGAGTTTTTCAGGCGCTTGATGATGTGGGATTGACGCCCCAACTGGAACTGCCTGCGGTGACAATCGGCTTCATCCGGCGATTTTTAGACTTGCTGGACTAG
- a CDS encoding M48 family metallopeptidase has protein sequence MKLNPLSFFSRRSSRRWFYPFLSSVVALFICVGLPQPGQAISLFDLILRGVQVIQLSSISDKQEVQIGRAINNQLVSREIRLYRNPQIVRYVEEIGQRLVAKSDRPDIPYTFQVVNDKGLNAFATMGGFVYVNTGLLTAADNEAQLASVMSHEIGHIAGRHAIEQMRKSALARGVAAAAGLDRNLAVQIGVDLALRRPNSRQDEFEADQKGLQTMIRAGYAPSGMVAFMEKLLRANSVPTFLSTHPATSDRIKALERAIDPEDANVGDGLDKQAYKAKIRALT, from the coding sequence ATGAAGTTGAACCCCTTGTCATTTTTTTCTCGTCGTTCCTCCCGCCGCTGGTTCTATCCGTTCCTCTCATCTGTAGTGGCGCTGTTTATTTGTGTCGGTTTGCCTCAGCCTGGGCAAGCGATCTCGTTGTTTGACTTGATTTTGCGCGGCGTTCAGGTAATTCAGCTGTCGAGTATTTCTGATAAACAGGAAGTCCAAATTGGTCGGGCAATTAATAACCAGCTGGTCAGTCGGGAGATTCGGCTGTATCGCAATCCGCAAATCGTTCGCTACGTTGAAGAGATTGGTCAGCGGTTGGTGGCGAAGAGCGATCGCCCTGATATTCCTTATACGTTTCAAGTCGTTAACGATAAGGGTCTCAATGCCTTTGCGACAATGGGAGGCTTTGTCTACGTCAACACTGGCTTGCTCACAGCAGCAGATAATGAAGCTCAGCTAGCGAGTGTCATGAGTCACGAAATCGGTCATATTGCCGGTCGTCATGCAATTGAGCAGATGCGAAAAAGTGCGCTAGCTCGCGGCGTAGCGGCAGCAGCGGGGTTGGATCGTAACCTAGCCGTTCAAATTGGCGTGGATTTGGCTCTACGGCGTCCGAACAGTCGGCAAGATGAATTCGAGGCGGATCAAAAGGGACTGCAAACCATGATTAGGGCAGGCTATGCTCCCTCTGGAATGGTGGCTTTCATGGAAAAGCTGCTCAGGGCAAATTCGGTGCCTACATTCTTAAGTACCCATCCGGCAACCTCGGATCGGATAAAAGCTTTGGAACGTGCCATTGACCCGGAAGATGCCAACGTCGGTGATGGGTTGGATAAGCAGGCTTATAAAGCGAAAATTCGCGCCCTGACTTAA